The following DNA comes from Aquila chrysaetos chrysaetos chromosome 9, bAquChr1.4, whole genome shotgun sequence.
tgtgcatacatgtattttatatattatttgtgtgttattaataatattatatatatatatatacacttctTTCTATATAGATATACACACAATTCTAAGGTGGTTTTGTCACGTTTATCCTAAGTGTAAGACGACCAAGAGGTATTTAAGCTAAGTTCTCATGCACAATCAGCAACATTCAGAACAACACAATTGAGTATGTATATTCTCAATTGTAGTGCTACATTACCTAttccagaatttttattttttctaaatatcttAGAACTGAACAAACATTGTCTTGTGAACTCCAATGAGTAGCTCTTCTAAATTGTAAACTCAGAATAGGGCATCTATCACTTACTGTTTTGAATGCCAAACAGGAATATTCCTGATGTTTGCTGAGATGAAGCAGGAGAATTCTGCAGCTGATTGATAGCACCTCCTGCTGTGTTGTGAAATAAAGAAGCTTGTTGCTGTGGAGGAGAAGCAGTTCCTTGCATTCCTGCCATGCTGTTTTGAGAAGAGTACATAGGAGactgctgcagctcttgctggCTCATACTGTTCTGCAAGGCAGACATGGAAGCTGAAGAGATGAAGAGGGTGACTTGTTGCTCTTGAGAACTTGGTGACCCTTGGACCAACTGAATCTGCGGTGAGTTATGGAAGATGGCTGGCTGCTGTGTTTCAGCCTGGTTGGATCCAGGATTCTGAAGAGAAGACACTGTAGTCTGACTCTGGAATTGCAtgggctgctgctcctggttCATTGATGCCATGTTAGTCTGTGGATGAAAAATGGACTGGCCTTGCTGCTCCTGGTTGGTAACTGGGTTTTGATTTGGATTGAAAatcatgttttgcttttgagaagCAATTGTACTCATTGCATTTTGATTACTGAACATCAtgttctgctgttgctgctgctgctgctcttgagACGGAGGACTACTCTGAATAGCAACTATCGAATGCTGAGGCTGGAAGATAGCTCCTTGTTGGTTCTGAGGAATTGAACTGGACTGGATGGAGCCTAACGACACTTGAGACTGAAACAAACCTTGCTGAGCAGGCTGAGTCTGGGGCTGTTCTTGGGGAAGCATAGAACTCTGGATATGAGAGATCTGTGTCTGCTGTTGGAAAGAAGTCTGCTGTTCAGTATTTGTTGCTGTCTGAAGAGGAGAAATGGAATTTGGGCTTGTAAAGAATGACATCTGTTCTTCCTGAGTTGCAGGGTTGCTCATTGAACTCTGGGAAAGGAACATGTTGGCAGACTGCTGGTCTTGAGGAACTGAAGAGCTCTGTAATACACCCATGGCATTCTGCGAGTGGAACATTGGAGGCTGCAGTTGGTCTGAGGAATTAGTACTGGTCTGGTTGTGGACAATGGAATTTGGACTGTGAAAAATAGAGCCTTGTGTTTCCTGTGATATATTCTGAGTATCACCAATAGCATTCTGAGAGTGAAAAAGCTGAGCTTGTGAATGTGGAGACTGCTGCATAAAGCTTCCCGACTGAATAGACATGATTTCTCCGCCTTGCTGGAACAGACCACCTCCTTGTTGTTGAGTTCCACTTGCCTGAACAGTCATCATGTTTTTGGTAGATGAAAAGATATTAACTTGAGATTGACTTTCTCCACTATGCTGCATTTGAACCATGGTCTGAAATACAGTACTTTGCATCTGTTTACTCTGTCCTGAAGCTTCTTCTCCATCTGCAGAATTTGATGCCTGAAACATAGTAGGTCCATTGTTGGAGacctgctgctgagcagtaGGAGTAGTCTCACTTCCAGAAACACCAGGAGATGAAGAGAATAATTCACACTGCATTTGCATGTCTTCGCTTGTTGATAACCCACTCATGATATGAGAAGCCTGCTGGTAAACAGGTGACTGTTGGAGGGCTCCATTCCCTGAAGTTGTTGAAGAGAACAAATCAGACTGCATCTGTGTTGCAGCTTGGCAAATGTTTTGTTGGATTCCTATCACCATTGCCGCAGAAGTCTCcattgcctgctgctgctgctgctgctgctgttgttgttgctgttggttGGACAATGCATTTTCAGGCTGTGAATGAACATTTTCAGCTCGTCCAGGCAAAAGGTTCTCTGGTCTGGAATGGACAGCTGTGTCTGATGAGGAAAATATCCCAGGATTTACACTATTTTGTATCTGGCTAACTTGCTGAAAGATATCTGCATTTAGCTGATCTTGAACATCCTCACTGCTGTCcgaaccagaaaacaaaacagaagataaCTGCTGTTGAGCTTCCAATACCTGTTGCACCAAGTCAACATTTCTATTGCTGCCAGTGGCAGTGTTTGTTGGAAAATTTCCAGCTTGCAGTTGCTGTATAGTGTTCTGTAACTGACTCACACCACTTGCTGATGAGAAAATACTTGATGAAATCTGTTGCTGCAATGCCTGTGCTGGTTCTGAGAGTGTAGACTGTTGTTGTTGTGATGCATCGGTTAATTGTGACAAAGTGACGACTGTGCCATCTGATTGCAAGACTTCCCTGGTTTGGGAATCTCTTGTTTGGAACTGTGCAGCTTGCTGCAATAATGCATCACTGTTCTGCAGCTGACCTGGAGtagaaactgctgaaaagctACCAGGCTGGGAAATGTCCTGCGTTTGGATAGTAGTTAGTGTCTCTGGATTATACACCTTCGGCTGTAtttgttgctggttttcattttcgGAAGGTAAATGGGAAGCAGAAGTTGATATGCCAGACATACTGTTTTCCAATGTTTGTTGAGTTGGTCCAACCACATTTGAAGCCTGAAAAGAGCAACACATGTAGCAATTCGTAAGCTTACTCAGGTTATGCTTATAAAATTTCCACCAATCCACTATGTTCAGGGAAGATCAGACGTAAGATTTGATGGCTACGTATCTCTCCATACATAATCAAACAAGTAAGCAAATGACTAGCAGTGGAAATGCGACTTCAGGGAAGGAGTCAAGGTacaatttaatgaaaacaatgctAGGAagtgattaaaataatattcttacAGTAATTTACTAGTTCTGTGTCACAGGATAAAAAAATTCATCGTGGTATCACTAGCCAATCAATCTGTTTGAAGATAAGTTACTTTCAGAGGAAATTATCTATTATTTTAATCATGCTCTGTGATCATATGTTTTGCCCAGACCAACATCAGACATGACATTTTCCCTTGTGTTACTCTTCTCCACTATTAGACCATGGACTGATGGGTAGATGTAACTATGACTATTAAAGCTACTCTCTTCAGATCACAATCAAACTTACCTTGAAGACAGGGGGAGATCTTTTTTCTGCACTTACTTCCATTGGAGCCACATCTTCATTCTTAATCATACTGCTTGGCATGAGTGGAGTTATCAAGGCACTAGGAAGAATGTTTACCTTCTCCAGGTTACAACCAGTGGCTTTCACTGCTGCagtcacaaataaaaataaaaggagggTAATGGAATGTTAATGTTCACTATACAAAGAGTGGGTTTCTAGTGGTGGCCTGCTTCCTGTTTCACTTTTCAGCCCTACCATTAAGAGCTCCCATCCTCATATAAGATGCTAATATGCAGAGAGATCACTGCAAACATTTCAATACTTCAAACAATCCTAGAAAACCTGAAACTttcaaaggttatttttaagaCCAACAGCAATGccatagttttgtttttcttccattttgtatCTTCCTAGACCAGGACAGCCATCCACCAACTGCTTAAATTACAAACATAAAAGCTTAAGACGTCTTTCCACAGATtatcagattttaaattttactgcaCTTTTAACTATACAACTTctctatttaattttgaaaaaatatctgttttcagATAACCATGTGAACAGAGTGCTCAAAGCAttcatactgtatttttatcctGTTAAAAGGCTAATCAAGCAAAAACTTGATAAATCTCCATGCCAGATCTGTAGCAAGAGCAAGTTTTTATTTTGCCGTTGCAgtgcctattttttttaaagtggaaaggtagcttcttaaaatgaattagatctttttagttttaatttttcctgatCCACATAAAAAGTATTACATAAGCTGAGATCTTTGCTGTGaatgaaataaactttcttAATTTCAAATACTGCTGAAATTGAGCTTAAAACAAACCAATGGGAAAGCCCATAAAAAGCCAATGGGAAAGCCCGTGAAAACCATAGTTCCCTAAGTACTTTTAAGTAAATTAAAGAATTACTCTTCAACATAAAGCAACCGATCCGCATGCTTTTAACAAATTTAAATCTTACAATAACATAGCAGTAAAATTTCTGCAAATTTATAGCAACAGTATGCCATGTCCTCAGTAAGAGTACTGTATGTTTATTCTATGTAAAACCAAAGACACTCtcctgaaatgttattttctgtcttcagcaaTAAATTCTCAGCCGTCAGTATGGCAACAGTTGTCAATATACCGACCGCCAAATAagctctttccctccttctgtTAACTCACAGGTTTGGGGTGCCTCCAGAAATACAAGCCCCATGACCAGACACGttaggctgtgctgctggcagggaatGCAAATTGAGTGAGACTATTCTAAAATACATCTACTCCAGGACAGCTAGTCATACAGTGTATTTAAAGACAGCAGTCAGTATTTTTCTACACCATAGTTACTATTTATAAGCTTTTCTCTTCTATATGCTTAATCATGTTGTGTTCAtcagaaacaatttaaaaaaattatgtaagtaattaaaaaaaatcctaatcgTATCCAGATTAGATTCTAGCAATGTTATGTTCATTCACAGTGACATATCTGGttggaagaatgaaaaaaagaagcaagattaataatgaaaaagaagtttcaaaagcagagaaacactgttgttttggtgttttaCTATGTTTTTGTAATACGCTTAGTTTAGAACTTCTGAATAGTTACCATCTTATCAAGGCATACAcaccctccttcccttttcttccaaagatggaaACTGAAACTATCACTAACCACTTGAAAACAAGGCTCCAGCACTAGTTCAGTGTTAGAAGGCAAAAACCTGAACTACATGGTTGTCCATACACCCCCATCTTCCTCAAGTTTTACAGAACAGCTTAAGTTATACATTTGTTGTCTTGAAATGTAACTTGTCATTGAAGTCTGTCAAATCTGCGGTCTCTTAAAATGTTAGAGCTAGGAATCTGTAATGGCTTTGGGAAGCcacattttggtttctttataTACGCTGATGTTGtcattgaaattattttaaggaatatTCACAGATACctgaaacaaagattaaaattgCCTGTGATAGGAAGAAAAAGGCCTTGTAGCTCAATACCTAACTGTACACATCCCTGGCAGCAACAGTTCATTCCATTTGGTCAGGGCTGCTGGAAATGATGCCACTTAAGAAATTACGAATTCTAGGATTTTGCTCCCagtgaaaggaaacagaaaggaagtaGCATCCCGCTGGATCCCCACCTGGTCTTTATCATTTCAGAACACTGAGTAAGGACGGGCTGGGACATATGCAGAGACAAAGTACATTAAGCAGACAAAATTGTCTGACCTCTGGTTCATGATCAGCCTAGAGTATAATAGGTACAGGAATGGACCATCAAAAAAGAGCTGGCTAGCAGAAAACCCACAcaagaaagtaaattaaaatttattgcaTAAATTACATGGAGGAGATGAAGCAACAGAAATAGCACATTGCGTTCTTATGAACAGCAGATGTTCTCCTGAAGCAGTTGGTATCTTCCTTTGGTTAAGCCTCCATACTCAATTAGATGGATGTCAGGCTTACCCCAATACATTAGTTATTATCTTCCTCATCTTTTTAATCTTGCTACTAGAAGTCTTACCAGTCCTTTTATCAGCTTGTTTCACTGCCCtgaatatttttgcatatttctcCCCCAAATATTCTCTGCAGGTTTAAACTCATCATACCTTGTATTATCCTCCCTAACAAGTTGTAAAGTCAGCTTGTAAATATATCCCCTGCCAAGACCAAGCTATTAACTTCAAACATGAGCTTCATGATTTTAACCTGAAGCTATGGATTCCTATCAAACTT
Coding sequences within:
- the NFAT5 gene encoding nuclear factor of activated T-cells 5 isoform X1, whose protein sequence is MPSDFISLLSADLDLESPKSLYSKESVYDLLPKELQLPPSRETSVASMSQTSGGEAGSPPPAVVAADASSAPSSSSMGGACSSFTTSSSPTIYSTSVTDSKAMQVESCSSAVGVSTRGVSEKQLTSNTVQQQQSTPKRHTVLYISPPPEDLLDNSRMSCQDEGCGLESEQSCSMWMEDSPSNFSNMSTSSYNDNTEVPRKSRKRNPKQRPGIKRRDCEESNMDIFDADSAKAPHYVLSQLSTDSKGNSKAGNGASENQKGAGGKKTPMLCGQYPTKSEGKELKIVVQPETQHRARYLTEGSRGSVKDRTQQGFPTVKLEGHNEPVVLQVFVGNDSGRVKPHGFYQACRVTGRNTTPCKEVDIEGTTVIEVGLDPSNNMTLAVDCVGILKLRNADVEARIGIAGSKKKSTRARLVFRVNITRKDGSTLTLQTPSSPILCTQPAGVPEILKKSLHSCSVKGEEEVFLIGKNFLKGTKVIFQENVSDENSWKAEAEIDMELFHQNHLIVKVPPYHDQQITSAVSVGIYVVTNAGRSHDVQPFTYTPDTLCFVSTAGTLNVNVKKEISSPAQHCSFEEAIKAVKATGCNLEKVNILPSALITPLMPSSMIKNEDVAPMEVSAEKRSPPVFKASNVVGPTQQTLENSMSGISTSASHLPSENENQQQIQPKVYNPETLTTIQTQDISQPGSFSAVSTPGQLQNSDALLQQAAQFQTRDSQTREVLQSDGTVVTLSQLTDASQQQQSTLSEPAQALQQQISSSIFSSASGVSQLQNTIQQLQAGNFPTNTATGSNRNVDLVQQVLEAQQQLSSVLFSGSDSSEDVQDQLNADIFQQVSQIQNSVNPGIFSSSDTAVHSRPENLLPGRAENVHSQPENALSNQQQQQQQQQQQQQAMETSAAMVIGIQQNICQAATQMQSDLFSSTTSGNGALQQSPVYQQASHIMSGLSTSEDMQMQCELFSSSPGVSGSETTPTAQQQVSNNGPTMFQASNSADGEEASGQSKQMQSTVFQTMVQMQHSGESQSQVNIFSSTKNMMTVQASGTQQQGGGLFQQGGEIMSIQSGSFMQQSPHSQAQLFHSQNAIGDTQNISQETQGSIFHSPNSIVHNQTSTNSSDQLQPPMFHSQNAMGVLQSSSVPQDQQSANMFLSQSSMSNPATQEEQMSFFTSPNSISPLQTATNTEQQTSFQQQTQISHIQSSMLPQEQPQTQPAQQGLFQSQVSLGSIQSSSIPQNQQGAIFQPQHSIVAIQSSPPSQEQQQQQQQNMMFSNQNAMSTIASQKQNMIFNPNQNPVTNQEQQGQSIFHPQTNMASMNQEQQPMQFQSQTTVSSLQNPGSNQAETQQPAIFHNSPQIQLVQGSPSSQEQQVTLFISSASMSALQNSMSQQELQQSPMYSSQNSMAGMQGTASPPQQQASLFHNTAGGAINQLQNSPASSQQTSGIFLFGIQNNCGQLLTSGPATLPDELMAISQPGQPQSEGQAAVPTLLSQQISETSPLPSAMATNQNIEKIDDLLVSLQNQGNNMAGSF
- the NFAT5 gene encoding nuclear factor of activated T-cells 5 isoform X2, encoding MPSDFISLLSADLDLESPKSLYSKESVYDLLPKELQLPPSRETSVASMSQTSGGEAGSPPPAVVAADASSAPSSSSMGGACSSFTTSSSPTIYSTSVTDSKAMQVESCSSAVGVSTRGVSEKQLTSNTVQQQQSTPKRHTVLYISPPPEDLLDNSRMSCQDEGCGLESEQSCSMWMEDSPSNFSNMSTSSYNDNTEVPRKSRKRNPKQRPGIKRRDCEESNMDIFDADSAKAPHYVLSQLSTDSKGNSKAGNGASENQKGAGGKKTPMLCGQYPTKSEGKELKIVVQPETQHRARYLTEGSRGSVKDRTQQGFPTVKLEGHNEPVVLQVFVGNDSGRVKPHGFYQACRVTGRNTTPCKEVDIEGTTVIEVGLDPSNNMTLAVDCVGILKLRNADVEARIGIAGSKKKSTRARLVFRVNITRKDGSTLTLQTPSSPILCTQPAGVPEILKKSLHSCSVKGEEEVFLIGKNFLKGTKVIFQENVSDENSWKAEAEIDMELFHQNHLIVKVPPYHDQQITSAVSVGIYVVTNAGRSHDVQPFTYTPDTSGTLNVNVKKEISSPAQHCSFEEAIKAVKATGCNLEKVNILPSALITPLMPSSMIKNEDVAPMEVSAEKRSPPVFKASNVVGPTQQTLENSMSGISTSASHLPSENENQQQIQPKVYNPETLTTIQTQDISQPGSFSAVSTPGQLQNSDALLQQAAQFQTRDSQTREVLQSDGTVVTLSQLTDASQQQQSTLSEPAQALQQQISSSIFSSASGVSQLQNTIQQLQAGNFPTNTATGSNRNVDLVQQVLEAQQQLSSVLFSGSDSSEDVQDQLNADIFQQVSQIQNSVNPGIFSSSDTAVHSRPENLLPGRAENVHSQPENALSNQQQQQQQQQQQQQAMETSAAMVIGIQQNICQAATQMQSDLFSSTTSGNGALQQSPVYQQASHIMSGLSTSEDMQMQCELFSSSPGVSGSETTPTAQQQVSNNGPTMFQASNSADGEEASGQSKQMQSTVFQTMVQMQHSGESQSQVNIFSSTKNMMTVQASGTQQQGGGLFQQGGEIMSIQSGSFMQQSPHSQAQLFHSQNAIGDTQNISQETQGSIFHSPNSIVHNQTSTNSSDQLQPPMFHSQNAMGVLQSSSVPQDQQSANMFLSQSSMSNPATQEEQMSFFTSPNSISPLQTATNTEQQTSFQQQTQISHIQSSMLPQEQPQTQPAQQGLFQSQVSLGSIQSSSIPQNQQGAIFQPQHSIVAIQSSPPSQEQQQQQQQNMMFSNQNAMSTIASQKQNMIFNPNQNPVTNQEQQGQSIFHPQTNMASMNQEQQPMQFQSQTTVSSLQNPGSNQAETQQPAIFHNSPQIQLVQGSPSSQEQQVTLFISSASMSALQNSMSQQELQQSPMYSSQNSMAGMQGTASPPQQQASLFHNTAGGAINQLQNSPASSQQTSGIFLFGIQNNCGQLLTSGPATLPDELMAISQPGQPQSEGQAAVPTLLSQQISETSPLPSAMATNQNIEKIDDLLVSLQNQGNNMAGSF
- the NFAT5 gene encoding nuclear factor of activated T-cells 5 isoform X3, whose protein sequence is MSQTSGGEAGSPPPAVVAADASSAPSSSSMGGACSSFTTSSSPTIYSTSVTDSKAMQVESCSSAVGVSTRGVSEKQLTSNTVQQQQSTPKRHTVLYISPPPEDLLDNSRMSCQDEGCGLESEQSCSMWMEDSPSNFSNMSTSSYNDNTEVPRKSRKRNPKQRPGIKRRDCEESNMDIFDADSAKAPHYVLSQLSTDSKGNSKAGNGASENQKGAGGKKTPMLCGQYPTKSEGKELKIVVQPETQHRARYLTEGSRGSVKDRTQQGFPTVKLEGHNEPVVLQVFVGNDSGRVKPHGFYQACRVTGRNTTPCKEVDIEGTTVIEVGLDPSNNMTLAVDCVGILKLRNADVEARIGIAGSKKKSTRARLVFRVNITRKDGSTLTLQTPSSPILCTQPAGVPEILKKSLHSCSVKGEEEVFLIGKNFLKGTKVIFQENVSDENSWKAEAEIDMELFHQNHLIVKVPPYHDQQITSAVSVGIYVVTNAGRSHDVQPFTYTPDTLCFVSTAGTLNVNVKKEISSPAQHCSFEEAIKAVKATGCNLEKVNILPSALITPLMPSSMIKNEDVAPMEVSAEKRSPPVFKASNVVGPTQQTLENSMSGISTSASHLPSENENQQQIQPKVYNPETLTTIQTQDISQPGSFSAVSTPGQLQNSDALLQQAAQFQTRDSQTREVLQSDGTVVTLSQLTDASQQQQSTLSEPAQALQQQISSSIFSSASGVSQLQNTIQQLQAGNFPTNTATGSNRNVDLVQQVLEAQQQLSSVLFSGSDSSEDVQDQLNADIFQQVSQIQNSVNPGIFSSSDTAVHSRPENLLPGRAENVHSQPENALSNQQQQQQQQQQQQQAMETSAAMVIGIQQNICQAATQMQSDLFSSTTSGNGALQQSPVYQQASHIMSGLSTSEDMQMQCELFSSSPGVSGSETTPTAQQQVSNNGPTMFQASNSADGEEASGQSKQMQSTVFQTMVQMQHSGESQSQVNIFSSTKNMMTVQASGTQQQGGGLFQQGGEIMSIQSGSFMQQSPHSQAQLFHSQNAIGDTQNISQETQGSIFHSPNSIVHNQTSTNSSDQLQPPMFHSQNAMGVLQSSSVPQDQQSANMFLSQSSMSNPATQEEQMSFFTSPNSISPLQTATNTEQQTSFQQQTQISHIQSSMLPQEQPQTQPAQQGLFQSQVSLGSIQSSSIPQNQQGAIFQPQHSIVAIQSSPPSQEQQQQQQQNMMFSNQNAMSTIASQKQNMIFNPNQNPVTNQEQQGQSIFHPQTNMASMNQEQQPMQFQSQTTVSSLQNPGSNQAETQQPAIFHNSPQIQLVQGSPSSQEQQVTLFISSASMSALQNSMSQQELQQSPMYSSQNSMAGMQGTASPPQQQASLFHNTAGGAINQLQNSPASSQQTSGIFLFGIQNNCGQLLTSGPATLPDELMAISQPGQPQSEGQAAVPTLLSQQISETSPLPSAMATNQNIEKIDDLLVSLQNQGNNMAGSF
- the NFAT5 gene encoding nuclear factor of activated T-cells 5 isoform X6 → MLLQLLPLPPWAVLAAPLPPLPVLPFTLPQSPTARLCKWRAAPQPWGASENQKGAGGKKTPMLCGQYPTKSEGKELKIVVQPETQHRARYLTEGSRGSVKDRTQQGFPTVKLEGHNEPVVLQVFVGNDSGRVKPHGFYQACRVTGRNTTPCKEVDIEGTTVIEVGLDPSNNMTLAVDCVGILKLRNADVEARIGIAGSKKKSTRARLVFRVNITRKDGSTLTLQTPSSPILCTQPAGVPEILKKSLHSCSVKGEEEVFLIGKNFLKGTKVIFQENVSDENSWKAEAEIDMELFHQNHLIVKVPPYHDQQITSAVSVGIYVVTNAGRSHDVQPFTYTPDTSGTLNVNVKKEISSPAQHCSFEEAIKAVKATGCNLEKVNILPSALITPLMPSSMIKNEDVAPMEVSAEKRSPPVFKASNVVGPTQQTLENSMSGISTSASHLPSENENQQQIQPKVYNPETLTTIQTQDISQPGSFSAVSTPGQLQNSDALLQQAAQFQTRDSQTREVLQSDGTVVTLSQLTDASQQQQSTLSEPAQALQQQISSSIFSSASGVSQLQNTIQQLQAGNFPTNTATGSNRNVDLVQQVLEAQQQLSSVLFSGSDSSEDVQDQLNADIFQQVSQIQNSVNPGIFSSSDTAVHSRPENLLPGRAENVHSQPENALSNQQQQQQQQQQQQQAMETSAAMVIGIQQNICQAATQMQSDLFSSTTSGNGALQQSPVYQQASHIMSGLSTSEDMQMQCELFSSSPGVSGSETTPTAQQQVSNNGPTMFQASNSADGEEASGQSKQMQSTVFQTMVQMQHSGESQSQVNIFSSTKNMMTVQASGTQQQGGGLFQQGGEIMSIQSGSFMQQSPHSQAQLFHSQNAIGDTQNISQETQGSIFHSPNSIVHNQTSTNSSDQLQPPMFHSQNAMGVLQSSSVPQDQQSANMFLSQSSMSNPATQEEQMSFFTSPNSISPLQTATNTEQQTSFQQQTQISHIQSSMLPQEQPQTQPAQQGLFQSQVSLGSIQSSSIPQNQQGAIFQPQHSIVAIQSSPPSQEQQQQQQQNMMFSNQNAMSTIASQKQNMIFNPNQNPVTNQEQQGQSIFHPQTNMASMNQEQQPMQFQSQTTVSSLQNPGSNQAETQQPAIFHNSPQIQLVQGSPSSQEQQVTLFISSASMSALQNSMSQQELQQSPMYSSQNSMAGMQGTASPPQQQASLFHNTAGGAINQLQNSPASSQQTSGIFLFGIQNNCGQLLTSGPATLPDELMAISQPGQPQSEGQAAVPTLLSQQISETSPLPSAMATNQNIEKIDDLLVSLQNQGNNMAGSF
- the NFAT5 gene encoding nuclear factor of activated T-cells 5 isoform X4, which encodes MGGACSSFTTSSSPTIYSTSVTDSKAMQVESCSSAVGVSTRGVSEKQLTSNTVQQQQSTPKRHTVLYISPPPEDLLDNSRMSCQDEGCGLESEQSCSMWMEDSPSNFSNMSTSSYNDNTEVPRKSRKRNPKQRPGIKRRDCEESNMDIFDADSAKAPHYVLSQLSTDSKGNSKAGNGASENQKGAGGKKTPMLCGQYPTKSEGKELKIVVQPETQHRARYLTEGSRGSVKDRTQQGFPTVKLEGHNEPVVLQVFVGNDSGRVKPHGFYQACRVTGRNTTPCKEVDIEGTTVIEVGLDPSNNMTLAVDCVGILKLRNADVEARIGIAGSKKKSTRARLVFRVNITRKDGSTLTLQTPSSPILCTQPAGVPEILKKSLHSCSVKGEEEVFLIGKNFLKGTKVIFQENVSDENSWKAEAEIDMELFHQNHLIVKVPPYHDQQITSAVSVGIYVVTNAGRSHDVQPFTYTPDTLCFVSTAGTLNVNVKKEISSPAQHCSFEEAIKAVKATGCNLEKVNILPSALITPLMPSSMIKNEDVAPMEVSAEKRSPPVFKASNVVGPTQQTLENSMSGISTSASHLPSENENQQQIQPKVYNPETLTTIQTQDISQPGSFSAVSTPGQLQNSDALLQQAAQFQTRDSQTREVLQSDGTVVTLSQLTDASQQQQSTLSEPAQALQQQISSSIFSSASGVSQLQNTIQQLQAGNFPTNTATGSNRNVDLVQQVLEAQQQLSSVLFSGSDSSEDVQDQLNADIFQQVSQIQNSVNPGIFSSSDTAVHSRPENLLPGRAENVHSQPENALSNQQQQQQQQQQQQQAMETSAAMVIGIQQNICQAATQMQSDLFSSTTSGNGALQQSPVYQQASHIMSGLSTSEDMQMQCELFSSSPGVSGSETTPTAQQQVSNNGPTMFQASNSADGEEASGQSKQMQSTVFQTMVQMQHSGESQSQVNIFSSTKNMMTVQASGTQQQGGGLFQQGGEIMSIQSGSFMQQSPHSQAQLFHSQNAIGDTQNISQETQGSIFHSPNSIVHNQTSTNSSDQLQPPMFHSQNAMGVLQSSSVPQDQQSANMFLSQSSMSNPATQEEQMSFFTSPNSISPLQTATNTEQQTSFQQQTQISHIQSSMLPQEQPQTQPAQQGLFQSQVSLGSIQSSSIPQNQQGAIFQPQHSIVAIQSSPPSQEQQQQQQQNMMFSNQNAMSTIASQKQNMIFNPNQNPVTNQEQQGQSIFHPQTNMASMNQEQQPMQFQSQTTVSSLQNPGSNQAETQQPAIFHNSPQIQLVQGSPSSQEQQVTLFISSASMSALQNSMSQQELQQSPMYSSQNSMAGMQGTASPPQQQASLFHNTAGGAINQLQNSPASSQQTSGIFLFGIQNNCGQLLTSGPATLPDELMAISQPGQPQSEGQAAVPTLLSQQISETSPLPSAMATNQNIEKIDDLLVSLQNQGNNMAGSF
- the NFAT5 gene encoding nuclear factor of activated T-cells 5 isoform X5; the protein is MLLQLLPLPPWAVLAAPLPPLPVLPFTLPQSPTARLCKWRAAPQPWGASENQKGAGGKKTPMLCGQYPTKSEGKELKIVVQPETQHRARYLTEGSRGSVKDRTQQGFPTVKLEGHNEPVVLQVFVGNDSGRVKPHGFYQACRVTGRNTTPCKEVDIEGTTVIEVGLDPSNNMTLAVDCVGILKLRNADVEARIGIAGSKKKSTRARLVFRVNITRKDGSTLTLQTPSSPILCTQPAGVPEILKKSLHSCSVKGEEEVFLIGKNFLKGTKVIFQENVSDENSWKAEAEIDMELFHQNHLIVKVPPYHDQQITSAVSVGIYVVTNAGRSHDVQPFTYTPDTLCFVSTAGTLNVNVKKEISSPAQHCSFEEAIKAVKATGCNLEKVNILPSALITPLMPSSMIKNEDVAPMEVSAEKRSPPVFKASNVVGPTQQTLENSMSGISTSASHLPSENENQQQIQPKVYNPETLTTIQTQDISQPGSFSAVSTPGQLQNSDALLQQAAQFQTRDSQTREVLQSDGTVVTLSQLTDASQQQQSTLSEPAQALQQQISSSIFSSASGVSQLQNTIQQLQAGNFPTNTATGSNRNVDLVQQVLEAQQQLSSVLFSGSDSSEDVQDQLNADIFQQVSQIQNSVNPGIFSSSDTAVHSRPENLLPGRAENVHSQPENALSNQQQQQQQQQQQQQAMETSAAMVIGIQQNICQAATQMQSDLFSSTTSGNGALQQSPVYQQASHIMSGLSTSEDMQMQCELFSSSPGVSGSETTPTAQQQVSNNGPTMFQASNSADGEEASGQSKQMQSTVFQTMVQMQHSGESQSQVNIFSSTKNMMTVQASGTQQQGGGLFQQGGEIMSIQSGSFMQQSPHSQAQLFHSQNAIGDTQNISQETQGSIFHSPNSIVHNQTSTNSSDQLQPPMFHSQNAMGVLQSSSVPQDQQSANMFLSQSSMSNPATQEEQMSFFTSPNSISPLQTATNTEQQTSFQQQTQISHIQSSMLPQEQPQTQPAQQGLFQSQVSLGSIQSSSIPQNQQGAIFQPQHSIVAIQSSPPSQEQQQQQQQNMMFSNQNAMSTIASQKQNMIFNPNQNPVTNQEQQGQSIFHPQTNMASMNQEQQPMQFQSQTTVSSLQNPGSNQAETQQPAIFHNSPQIQLVQGSPSSQEQQVTLFISSASMSALQNSMSQQELQQSPMYSSQNSMAGMQGTASPPQQQASLFHNTAGGAINQLQNSPASSQQTSGIFLFGIQNNCGQLLTSGPATLPDELMAISQPGQPQSEGQAAVPTLLSQQISETSPLPSAMATNQNIEKIDDLLVSLQNQGNNMAGSF